A genome region from Eurosta solidaginis isolate ZX-2024a chromosome 2, ASM4086904v1, whole genome shotgun sequence includes the following:
- the LOC137242023 gene encoding uncharacterized protein yields the protein MMYKNEYELKMKELLNDKNTYKTIRNDPTQKLMRKNNTIINNLYKQRRLDAKQKFQLTSAAANAPRLYGLPKIHKPHAPLRPICSSINVPCYKLSKFVGSILENIISDDLNIKSSLQLKEKINNFTIQDDEILISFDVVSLFTNIPIHLAIRTIMRKWEKLETHTQIDKKQFQTILDFCLRDNNYFSYNNTIYQQIYGMPMGNPLSPTIANIVLDKILDDSLAELKSKDIYVKYITKYVDDIFAIVKAKDVEDILTVFNAQHTRIQFTKELEQNNKIAFLDVEIHRKNQNLTFNWYAKSMASGRIINYHSNHPWKQKINTATSLIRKIHLLSDGDFIEENKKKIKNILFKNSYPNTLIEKLIINTTQEMDHPNSSNGQTEANTNKTYIGVTYIPGLTSNQSLRRIMKKDNITFAHKPHNTLNRFFTKTKDKIDKGQQCNVVYKIQCNGNNNNACNKCYIGTTKRALRTRIHEHEMDAKNRKTNTALSQHLTDNGHTADFGNAKILDVERRCKRRMTLESLRIQQYMTNVMNFKEDIDNTNSAYTAIIKNDKNKNRK from the coding sequence atgatgtacaaaaatgaatacgaactaaaaatgaaagagttgctaaacgacaaaaacacatacaaaacaattaggaatgatcccacacaaaaactgatgaggaagaataacacaattataaataatctttacaaacaaaggagactcgatgcaaaacaaaaatttcagctgACATCCGCGGCTGCTAATGCTCCAAGACTTTACGGACTTCCGAAAATTCACAAACCACACGCACCACTTAGACCGATTTGCTCATCTATTAATGTACCATGttacaaattatcaaaatttgttggaagcattttagaaaatattatatccgatgatcttaatataaaaagttcacttcaacttaaagaaaaaatcaataatttcacaattcaagacgacgaaattctcatttcattcgacgtcgtatctctttttacgaatatacccatacatttagcaatacgcactattatgcgaaaatgggaaaaattggagacacatacacaaatagacaaaaaacagttccagacgatactagatttctgcctacgtgacaacaattatttttcatataacaacaccatataccaacaaatatacggaatgccaatgggcaacccgctatctccaaccattgcaaatatcgttctggacaaaatattggacgacagcctcgctgaattaaaaagcaaagacatatatgtcaaatacataaccaaatatgtagatgacatattcgcaattgttaaagctaaagacgtggaagacatactaacagtatttaatgcacagcataccaggatacaatttactaaagaattagagcagaacaacaaaattgccttcctagacgtagaaatacaccgaaaaaaccaaaacttaacgttcaactggtatgcaaagtcgatggcatcaggaagaattatcaattatcactccaatcatccatggaagcagaaaattaacacagcaacaagtctaataaggaaaatacatcttctaagtgacggtgatttcatagaagaaaacaagaagaaaataaaaaatattctcttcaaaaatagctacccgaatactctaatagaaaagcttataattaatacgacacaagaaatggaccaccctaattcatcaaatggacaaacagaagcaaacacaaacaaaacttatattggagttacctatatacccggactaacaagtaatcaatcgctcaggagaattatgaaaaaagacaacataacatttgctcacaaaccacacaatacacttaatcgtttctttacaaaaacaaaagacaaaatagacaagggacaacaatgcaatgtagtgtataaaattcaatgcaacggtaacaacaacaatgcctgcaataaatgttacattggcacaacgaaaagagcattgagaacgagaatacacgaacatgaaatggacgcaaaaaacagaaaaacaaataccgcgctttctcaacacctgactgacaatggccatacagctgattttgggaacgcaaaaattttagatgttgagagaagatgcaaaaggaggatgacactggaaagtctccgcatccaacaatatatgacgaatgtcatgaattttaaagaagacattgacaatacaaatagcgcttatacagcaataataaaaaatgataagaacaaaaatagaaaataa